From the Saccharomonospora marina XMU15 genome, the window CACCGAGACCGTGATCGTCAGCGGCCTGCCCGCGGCACTGCAGGGCATGCTCAGCGGCCGCTACGACGCCTTCAACGGCCCCGTCAAGGCCACCGAGGAGCGCGAGCAGCAGTTCGACACGATCACCTGGATGACGACCCGGACGTCCTACGTCGTCCCCACGGGCCCCTCCTCGGGCATCGAGTCAGCAGGCGACCTGTGTGGCAAGCGGGTGGCCGTGGTCAAGGCCAGCATCGTCGAGGAGCAGCTGACCAAGTTGTCCCGGTACTGCCAGGACAACGGGAAGCAACCCGCCGAGACCATCGGGCTCGACGACACCAACGCCACCATCCTCGCGACCCGGTCCGGCCGCGCGGACGCCGCGGGCATGACGCAGGCTGCCGCCATCGACGTCACCAAGGAACAGCAGGACGCCTTCACCTACGTCACCCAGACCGACGAGCAGGGAGCCACCAGCGACCACCTCGCGCTGTTCGTGCCCAAGGACAGTGAACTGGGCCCGGTGCTGCACAAGGCTTTCCAGGAACTGTTCGCCAACGGGCGGTACCGCGAGATCATGCGGCACTGGGGACTCACCGACGTAATGGTGGAGCAGCCGCTGCTCAACGTCGCCACCACCCAGGGCCGCTGAGGGGCCGGAGTTGAGCAGGCTCATGACGACGGTCACCCCGTCCGAGGGGATCGACGACGTCGCAACCGCCCGGCGCCGCGTACGTCCGTGGCGCTGGGTGGCTGGTGTCACGCTGGCGGTCCTCACCGCACAGTTGCTGTGGTTCCTCGTCGGCAACCCGCGCTTCGAGTGGGACGTCGTGGCGCGGTACCTGTTCGATCCCGCGGTCCTTTCCGGACTGGCCACCACCGTGCTGCTCGCCGTGGCGGCCATGGCGATCGGCTCGCTGGTCGGCGCCCTGCTGGCACTGGCCCAGCTCAGCGACTTCGCACCGCTTCGCTGGGCCGCCACCGCCTACGTCGGGGTCTTTCGCGGCATCCCGCCGCTGGTACAGCTCATCTTCTGGTTCAACCTCGCCTACCTGCTGCCCAGGCTGTCCATCGGCATCCCGTTCGGACCGCAGTTCGCCTCCTGGGACGCCAACCAGGTCATCACGCCGCTCACCACGGCCGTCATCGGGCTGTCACTGGTGGAGTCGGCGTATCTCGCCGAGATCATCAGGGGCGGCCTGCTCGGCGTCGACCCCGGCCAGCGGGACGCCGCGCGGGCGATGGGTTTCACACCGGCCCAGACGTTCCTGCGGGTGGTGCTGCCGCAGGCGATGCGCGTCATCATCCCGCCGAGCGGCAGCCAGTTCATCAGCGTGTTGAAGGGGACCGCACTGGTGTCGGTGATCGCGATGGAGGATCTGCTGCACTCGGTGCAGGTGATCTACAACCGCACCTACCAGATCGTCCCGCTGCTGATCGTCGCGTGCCTGTGGTACCTGACCGTGGTAACCCTGCTGACCATCGGCCAGCGTCGGCTCGAACGGCACTTCTCCCGAGGCCACACCAGCGGCGCCGTCACACGTCGCCGCCCGACCACATCGGACGGAGTTTCCGGATGAGCGGAGTAAGCGCTTCGCCCGCCTGCGAACCCACGCTGCGAGTGCGGGGTGTTCACAAGACCTTCGGCGACCTGCGCGCGCTCGACGACGTCGATCTCGAGGTACGCGAAGGCGAGGTCGTCGTCGTCATCGGCCCGTCCGGGTCCGGCAAATCCACCCTGATCCGCTGCGTGCACCAACTCGAGACGATCGACGCCGGCGCCATCTACCTGGACGGCGAACTACTCGGCCACGAACGGCACGGCGCAACGCTGCGACCGCTGCCGCAACGTCGGGTAGCGGCACAGCGCCGCCGGATGAGCATGGTGTTCCAGCAGTTCAATCTGTTTCCGCATTTCACCGTGCTGCGCAACATCACGGAGGCACCGGTTCGGGTTCACGGCCGCTCCGTCGCCGAGGCCGAACGCGACGCCCGCGCGTTGCTCGAACGCGTCGGACTCGGCGACCGCGCCGACAACTACCCCCGGCAGCTGTCCGGCGGCCAGCAGCAGCGGGTCGCGATCTGCCGTGCCGTCGCCACCAGGCCGAGGATCGTGCTGTTCGACGAACCCACCAGTGCCCTCGATCCGGAACTGGTGGAGGAAGTGCTCGGCGTGATGCGCGGGCTGGCGGCAGACGGCATGACGATGATCGTGGTGACCCACGAGATGGCTTTCGCCCGCGAGGTGGCCGACCGCTGCGTGTTCATGGAGTCGGGGCGGGTCGTGGAATCCGGACCACCGCGAGAGCTGTTCGCCAATCCGGGTACCGCGAGGCTGCGCTCGTTCCTCGCCAGGCACAACGCCGGCGCCAAGGTGTCCGATGTGGAGAGTATTTCATGATCACTGTCGCT encodes:
- a CDS encoding amino acid ABC transporter permease, whose translation is MTTVTPSEGIDDVATARRRVRPWRWVAGVTLAVLTAQLLWFLVGNPRFEWDVVARYLFDPAVLSGLATTVLLAVAAMAIGSLVGALLALAQLSDFAPLRWAATAYVGVFRGIPPLVQLIFWFNLAYLLPRLSIGIPFGPQFASWDANQVITPLTTAVIGLSLVESAYLAEIIRGGLLGVDPGQRDAARAMGFTPAQTFLRVVLPQAMRVIIPPSGSQFISVLKGTALVSVIAMEDLLHSVQVIYNRTYQIVPLLIVACLWYLTVVTLLTIGQRRLERHFSRGHTSGAVTRRRPTTSDGVSG
- a CDS encoding transporter substrate-binding domain-containing protein codes for the protein MRHPSPRHRILAIVASAALLATACGASSDPADSPDGPAAGPGSSALHDELPQSVKDAGVLRFAGDSHPPYRTVGPDGKTVTGIDKDFQDALGEVLGVRTETVIVSGLPAALQGMLSGRYDAFNGPVKATEEREQQFDTITWMTTRTSYVVPTGPSSGIESAGDLCGKRVAVVKASIVEEQLTKLSRYCQDNGKQPAETIGLDDTNATILATRSGRADAAGMTQAAAIDVTKEQQDAFTYVTQTDEQGATSDHLALFVPKDSELGPVLHKAFQELFANGRYREIMRHWGLTDVMVEQPLLNVATTQGR
- a CDS encoding amino acid ABC transporter ATP-binding protein, whose protein sequence is MSGVSASPACEPTLRVRGVHKTFGDLRALDDVDLEVREGEVVVVIGPSGSGKSTLIRCVHQLETIDAGAIYLDGELLGHERHGATLRPLPQRRVAAQRRRMSMVFQQFNLFPHFTVLRNITEAPVRVHGRSVAEAERDARALLERVGLGDRADNYPRQLSGGQQQRVAICRAVATRPRIVLFDEPTSALDPELVEEVLGVMRGLAADGMTMIVVTHEMAFAREVADRCVFMESGRVVESGPPRELFANPGTARLRSFLARHNAGAKVSDVESIS